The Caretta caretta isolate rCarCar2 chromosome 5, rCarCar1.hap1, whole genome shotgun sequence genome contains a region encoding:
- the TMEM171 gene encoding transmembrane protein 171, with protein MCAVAVSRPGGEGNNGHHRKFFFLFVFGVALLCTGFLLSVFILQTCPSGTFSDCNRALKIAGPVVVVVGLVCVLLAQSRARLYLSQRQMQGEQVYSLIFCQGNCQVAQFLIFGFLFLTSGVLISFLGIWVPGCSPGRHSLQYNQTSTSDVELSGCGFLPLQIMGPLIVLIGLSFFVIAHIKKKTNLNLSQESSENGEQPQSPESFQVTAGDAVMTFPPLPPPYFADSLSPHVTHKPLATELPMSENPPSYDSIVNNGAQLEHVQGMVSVREYEPPYAIPGSSSSSDILPTLHLSSELPPRYEEKEATVNTEYSSGSSMA; from the exons ATGTGTGCAGTTGCTGTTTCCAGACCTGGTGGGGAAGGAAATAATGGACATCATaggaagttttttttcctttttgtttttggagTTGCATTGCTATGCACTGGATTTCTGCTTTCAGTCTTTATTTTACAGACTTGCCCATCTGGAACCTTCAGTGATTGCAACAGGGCCCTTAAGATTGCTGGGCCtgtggttgttgttgttggatTAGTTTGTGTCTTATTGGCACAATCAAGAGCTAGGCTGTACCTAAGTCAGAGACAGATGCAAGGTGAGCAGGTGTACAGCCTCATTTTTTGTCAAGGGAACTGTCAGGTTGCCCAGTTTCTTatctttgggtttttgtttttaactagtgGAGTGCTAATTAGTTTCCTGGGCATTTGGGTTCCTGGATGTAGCCCAGGAAGGCACAGCCTACAGTATAATCAAACCAGCACTTCTGATGTTGAACTCTCAGGCTGTGGATTTCTGCCTCTTCAAATCATGGGTCCTTTGATTGTGCTTATTGGATTAAGTTTCTTCGTAATAGCtcatattaaaaagaaaaccaattTAAATCTCAGCCAAGAATCCTCTGAAAATGGAGAACAGCCTCAGAGTCCAGAATCATTTCAAGTTACAGCAG gtGATGCTGTAATGACATtcccacccctcccaccacctTATTTTGCTGACTCTCTATCACCACATGTAACTCATAAGCCACTTGCCACAGAGCTGCCTATGAGTGAAAATCCTCCCTCGTACGACAGTATTGTAAATAATGG GGCACAACTTGAACACGTTCAAGGAATGGTTTCCGTTAGAGAGTACGAACCGCCGTATGCAATTCCTGGGAGCAGTTCATCTTCAGACATCTTACCTACTCTGCATCTTTCATCTGAATTACCGCCAAGATATGAAGAAAAAGAAGCAACAGTAAATACTGAATATTCCTCTGGCTCCTCCATGGCTTAG
- the TMEM174 gene encoding LOW QUALITY PROTEIN: transmembrane protein 174 (The sequence of the model RefSeq protein was modified relative to this genomic sequence to represent the inferred CDS: inserted 1 base in 1 codon) produces the protein MEQNNNSVKDFSFNVFSVTPYQPNRSDVLVSDDDKAGATLLFSGVFLGMVGITFTVMGWIKYAGIIHFEWTQLLGPILLSVGVAFVLIFMCKFNILTCNSCKERDESASATDQSPSGXSFVFTRINQPITFHGATVVLYIPFPHPAQEGIAVHPVLSYCGVASSSRSTIPSPTSPLYSNSHTVHSLDNPAITENENYPVYLLRLAKGPLTLQEVSRSLNGDRKAIPAQTEGSVEAMRFGAQVVCNQTMQINQLEQQVKDLNMCLAKKDKDNFVLATKSADSRAALRDMVREAKIAKESSSNHASCNFKINLLKERLSKTQGVLSAIQMDPLRGYESQITSDMDSDGAASVDSMDAWEENKRPVKSV, from the exons ATGGAGCAGAACAACAACAGTGTAAAAGATTTCTCTTTCAATGTATTTTCTGTCACTCCATATCAGCCCAACAGATCTGATGTCCTGGTGTCCGATGATGACAAAGCTGGTGCCACTTTACTCTTTTCAGGTGTTTTTTTAGGGATGGTGGGGATCACTTTCACAGTGATGGGATGGATCAAATATGCTGGCATTATTCACTTTGAGTGGACTCAGTTATTAGGGCCTATTCTGCTCTCTGTTGGTGTGGCTTTTGTTCTGATTTTCATGTGCAAATTTAACATTCTGACATGTAATTCTTGCAAAGAACGTGATGAAAGTGCATCAGCTACAGACCAGTCTCCAAGTG CATCCTTCGTTTTCACTAGAATTAACCAACCTATAACTTTTCATGGTGCTACAGTGGTATTGTACATCCCTTTTCCTCATCCAGCCCAGGAAGGCATTGCTGTGCATCCAGTGCTCAGTTACTGTGGTGTTGCTTCATCCAGTCGATCAACAATTCCTTCCCCAACCTCTCCTCTGTACTCAAACTCTCATACTGTCCATTCTCTGGATAACCCAGCTATTACTGAAAATGAAAACTACCCTGTTTATCTG CTAAGACTTGCTAAAGGTCCATTGACCTTGCAAGAGGTGAGCCGCTCTCTCAATGGCGATCGGAAGGCGATTCCGGCTCAGACCGAAGGGTCCGTGGAAGCCATGAGGTTTGGAGCTCAGGTC GTCTGTAACCAGACTATGCAGATTAATCAACTGGAGCAACAGGTGAAAGATCTTAATATGTGTTTAGCAAAGAAAGACAAAGATAATTTTGTGCTAGCAACCAAATCGGCAGATTCACGGGCAGCCTTGAGAGACATGGTTAGAGAGGCTAAAATCGCCAAAGAAAGCTCCAGTAATCATGCCTcctgtaattttaaaatcaatttattaAAAGAGAGGCTGAGCAAAACCCAGGGGGTGCTGAGTGCCATCCAGATGGATCCCTTGAGGGGATATGAGTCCCAAATCACCAGTGATATGGACTCAGATGGGGCAGCGTCCGTTGACAGCATGGATGCTTGGGAGGAAAATAAAAGACCGGTGAAATCAGTATAG